The nucleotide sequence CATTGCTGTGGTTACTTGCTGCAACTGGGATACCATTTGTTTCATGCTTGTTCCGTCAGCCATGGTTATGAACTTTGGTAACAATCGACACCCAAGAGcgttgctctaataccaaaattgTCTGTTTCTCAGGTTCTAACAATGGTTCTCGATTGAAAGAAGGatcgagagagaaaggaagggaGATATCGAGAGAgaattgggagaagaagaatgcGGAATTaagggagagagaatagagagagaaagattcTGAATATTAGATTTTTCATATATCTGTGGAAGAGAAATTCAGCACTATATATAGCTGATTTCCTAACCTCCCATGTGCGGTAACCACATACATGTGCATGTGAATGTACCAGCGGCTGATGTAGCAACTAACTAGGTACAACCCATTACAGCTAGCTTACAAAATATAGGATTTTCATCCTCctactatttttaattacagTAAACTCCCCTTACAAGTTAATACATGACTAGAGACCACCCCCTGCGCcaataaaattccaaaaatggtTACCTAAAACTGGAACTGCCACTGCAGCCGTTGCACCAATCAGCAGACAGGTTCTTCCAACCACTCAAAACCTCTCCAaatcactctctttctctcatttttcactCTCAACTCATTGGTGCACTCAAAATCAAAAAGGGTCTCTGCTTTTTTAGCCAAAACCTCCCATTTCGTCCCATCCATGTCACCTCCACCACTGCTGCACTGCCATTTCATCCCATTGATGCCACCTGACGCCTCCATCGTCACTTCTGGTCTCCTCGGCCAGCAGCCATCCTGTCCTCTTGCCACCCAGCTGTGTCTGTCCATCGTCATTGCCTCCCAAAAATATGATTTCCAGATATGTATATGAGTGCATGTGTCAACTAGATTCCCGCcagatttttgtcatttttagcACGATGTCTTCATATTTCTCTATATCTTCCTCAGATTTCTCCATCATTCCCGATCCAGCTGATTGCAATCAAATCTAAGTGGTCAAAGCAAAGATACAATTGATCCTTGCATTGTCCAATGGGTTAGTTGGTGATTTCTTCAATTTCATTTGGGTTATTTCTTCAACTTTATGCTCCCAGTTTGTGGTCAGAAATTGGTACCGAAAGCATCGACATGTTCCCTTTCAAACCATTTTCAAGTGTTATAGAACTGTTTGATCATTTGGGCTTGAAGTGGCTTTCCTGAACTGTTCATCGGTCTCAAGCAGTTTTTCCACAATCTTTTGAGCTCAATTACTTTCAATCCAATGGTCAATAATGTAATCTGGAAGTACCGTCGTGTTCTTGGTTAAACCTATTTTGACGCCCATCTTCAAATTCGTCTTAACTTGAGTCCATTTGGATTTTATTTAGGTTCAAAATAACCTACCCAACCAACCCATTATGTGTTTCAACCAATTTTGGGCTCGGATAACTTTTAACCTGCTTGACAATTCCTAATGAATTGGGTCCCATGGGTTTGCCTTAATcctagagatggcaaatgggcAGACCGGGCTGCCTCCCGCTTGGCTCACCTATTTCGTGGGCCAGGCCGAATTTGGTCAGCGAGGGAGGCAGGCCGGGCAATGGGAAATGGAGGCCCAGCACGGCCTcatggcccttaataaatgggccaaggcgggccgggctgggccattTTGGTGGACATTTTGATGGGCCAACCCCATTTTTGGTGGGTCGGCCACAAGCCACAAAGCACTGGCCCAGCCCGTTGCAACAGTACCAGGCCGGGCTGGGAGGCGGGCTGACCGGGTAGGCCCATGGGCCGCCCGAcccatttgccatctctatTTAATCTCATCCATGATGCGCAATATTGGGCTCCACCCAATTCAATTCAGtttgatcaatttttttctcaaagtCAGCTCCTTGACTTAGAAAAAATAGCCGACTTgtgaaattttgataaattacacttaggccctatttctttaaaaaattcttgtttGGTTCTCCTAAATTCCTCTCGAGGCCCAATAATTTGCCCAACTATCACCAAGACCGTCCGGtctaattttaattcatttaaaattaaattttaatatccaaagttttcctaaaattttcagATATTacaaatccatcactaaaattaCTACTTTTGATCGTGATGAGAAAGAAGAAGCTACATTCCAAACATCTTTGAAAGCTTGAACAAGCTACCTTCCAATTATCAATAACATTCATCACACATTGACTAAGATATGGTTTTCATTGACAAACTCTGGAGACGCATCATAAACTACCCACTAAATAGGGAAAACTATTGACAGAATGAAAAAAAACATAGCTAGCCAATTACCCCCAATTTTCTTAAcccaaaaaaggtaaaataaacaagaacaaTCAGCAGCAGAGAAACAATGGCTAAATACAAGAATAAACAGAGAGCTAATTAAAGGAAGCAAGCTACAGAGTAAGTCCACGGGTACCTGGGTGTCATCGTTGACACCATCGCCTTGTGAGCCGTAATCATTGACAGAAAAGGTCATCTTCTTCGTCTTCGACCTGGAAGGGTTTCTCAAGTGCGGTGACTGCACCAGAGAATCAAAACCCTCTGCATTTACCGCCAACTCtaggaaaaataatatgtaCGTGCAATATAAGGAACAGATAATGCTCGTATGGGTTAGAGTTGAAGACGAAGAAGCAGAGGAAGTGCTCATCTTATCCTtcactgctctctctctctctctctctctctcgcaacgCACTGAGAGACCAAAGAGGTATCATACCGTCACTTTCCGTCACCGACAGATCCAAACGAAAAGGAAAGTAACAGCTGAAactatcaaattaaattaagagcATGTCACTTGCCCATCAACGCTATATTTTGGCTACACgtgtaaatatttttatgattttaattttattattatataattcaaaaaatataaataatattttctttaaaataaataatactatctgataagattctttaattattacataacaacataaatatttaatggTTTAGCCTTCAAAGACTTATCTTGATGGTTCTGATGACTTTTATTTGATGTCACGCCATCACATTTATGTACTGCACTTGGAATCGAAATCGAGAACCATTAGATTTTCTTAATTTACCTCCTTCATTGCACTGTAGGGTCGGTAGGTGAGAGTGTTCCTGATGAGGCGttactcaaaaataaataataattatttagaaaatttgattatgtatctgtcaatataaaattcaaattagagaTTTAATCATCAAGTTTTCCTAATTTATCTCCTTCATTGCAAGGTGGATTGGATCAATAGGTGAGAATACTCTTGATGAGACgctactcaaaaaaaaaaaattctttaaacaatataaaattcaaattagagaTTTAATCATCCATTACTCTTCAAAGACCCACCCCACCCCAAGTCCTATTTGATAACATTTTAAATCTTCCTCTCATTAAACTtatgatttgaattttgaataatGAAATACTACCAAATGACATAAAAACAGAGAAAAATTGTTCACAAGTCTTAAACATGACATTTGTTGAACAAATGACAATAAGAGATAAGTAGAGGTGTATAATCGGTTATAATCAAATCGAATTGATCAAAAATTACTAAACAAACTGACTTGAATCGAGACATATAACTTCATCGAACCGACCGAAttatctaaattaatcgaaATAACTAAAATCGAATTAACCGAATTTTGAATCGTTATAATCGAATCGAAAATCgaatgaaaatttttatcaaaaaaatcgaatcgaaaccAAACCTAATAAAAGAGTGTTGAGTTGTCAGCTCGGTTCGATTTTTCagttaataatataaaaaaatcgaactaaataaccaaaatttttgaaaaaaaataactgaaccgaactaaataaccaaaaatcttaaataaaataaccaaattgaaCAACTATCGataaaaaaccaaaccaaacttgtCGGTTCAGTTCAGTTAGTTCGATTTACACAAACTTTTGTTCACCCCTAGAGATATGGGagcaaaaatttttaaaacacaaaaactTGAAAAGTAATCATAATTATCAAGAAacttaagttttaattttattaaatgaaaacaaaacttgaatactaaaaaaaaagaagacttaATACATACAGTGATCTTTTaacaattgaaaaatatgagGTTTAGTATCTAAAGTTCAAAAtgttaagatttaatatattaattattaaaaattattattttaaatttttattataatttatagtaAACAGAGTCGTTatttacattacataaaatgataaatcacataaaaaaattacgTCAACAAAACACATCAAATTAAGTTTAATGTATAAATATGGCATTCAatctctcaataattaaaaaaaaattgacattttgtCTTGGATATgaaaaaaaagaccaaattttataaaaaaaaaaactaatatctcataaaaaaaatccaaaatatttaaaaatttacctaaatgtcattaaaaaacctaaatttttaataaaaaaacctaaaaataataaaaagagcgtaaattttataaaaagatcaATAAATCTCATAAAAAAGCTAaaactattgaaaaaaaatacctaaatttcttaaaaatacctaaaattttcataaaaatgacccaaaaataattaaaaaagagctaaattttataaaatgacctcaaattttcattaaaaaaatcctaaaaatattcaaaaaaatgcctaaatttaatcaaaagacctcaaaatttcataaagaagacctaaaaataataagaaaacctaaattttatttatatgttttatttaggtattttttaaagaaatttttaggtcttttattgaatttagtttttttttttttgaatttgttaggtctttttatgaaatttaggtccttttttgaacatttttagctatttttatgaattttggtaggttttttttataagatttaggtttttttaattatttttaagtatttttattaaatttttagattgttttcataaatttagatcatttttttgaatattttcaagtcttgtatgaaatttaggtcttttttttttattaaatttcatactttttttcatatcaaaaatcaaatgtcaaatttttctaattattaagAGACCAAATGTTAAATTTCTTCAATTGCGAAAACAAGCACGTGTGTGTATGCATTAACGAGCTGCCATGGCAAAACTtggaaacaacaattttttAGTAGTATAGATACTAATTGTAGATATTTTAAGATTCAAAAcctaaatgttatattttttaattattaagtggTATTTGTATGTATTAagctaaacaaaaataaaaatccaaaaaatgaaaagtaCAACGTCAAAAAGACGGCCAAGTGATGAGTTGTAAGCTAATACCTATTTTACTCATGAAATGATGcttcattataaaattaatactagTAAATAAGTATTAATGGTATTAAATCACTTATTACCACATTTGAGTTTTTGGTTTACTACAACAATTGTATTGTGTGATGGCAAGGGTATGGTTTTTTAACTTTCAAAGTGATGGCAAACAATAACATAATGAAAGATAAGATATATATgttatctcatcaaaatattgAGTTTgcattctttaattaatttttagattggggtgttctttaattaaatactttaattaatgccaaaattttagaacttatttaagaaaatacaaattgcttagcttaaaaaaatattttaaagtttttttattttaattttataattaaggatgttataacattttatatttcaaaacactatttttttctgatattgttaaaatataacaataaatttataggtACGTGAGAGTATTTATCTTTAGCATTTACTTTTTGGGAGACTTGTAAAATAGAAGATGATCAAGGTCGTGGGGTGTCTCTCGAGCAAGCTCTCTGATAATTAAGTTAATCtcaaccaaaaaataaagaaatatttaagTAACTTATGTAGGAATTCTTGCGTACCTCAATGAGAGGGAAGACTTCATATTTATAAAGATTAAGATTGATAGGTGAAGAGAGATCTACATCTTCTAGAGTTATTTATTCTTGATCTCTAAACAAATATCTCGAAGATAACTTGACGCATATCATAATTTAGAGGATTTTTCGAAGATTGTATCTCTAGAACCCGAGAGAGACTCTTGGGAGGATCTCCCAAGAACTACTTTATCAAGAAAGTCTCTAAGGTCTTTCTCTTTCGGCTTCTTTCTTTTTAAGTTTGTCTTGAAGTGAGACTCATTTTCTCATACACAATACTTTCAAAACAGGAACaccatttttcaaatatttttaaaattttgactttctttttcaaaatggaAGCGCATAACCAAAACACtagtttctatttttaatttgaaaattttgaaaacaaaagtaaaatacCATAAACAAAAACTCAACCAAACACGTCTTAGGTATGTTGATCCCACAGTAACcaaaaaattgatatatatatatatatattttttttggtatcTTCAAATTGAGCAGAAAACCATCAAATTGAACATGTGAATTAAAGGCAGCGAGGCAAAGCTAGGGTCCTACCACACTCCCATATCTTGATATGCAAACTGAACCAACATACCAATGCCAACAGCAGAACTTGCTTCAGCAAGATTTAATTGTTGGAACCACACAACTTTTCCCAATTCTGCTGCTTCAAGTTTATTAGAAACATCCttatatttccaaaataatgaaatttcaGCACATCAATATCAGAATCTTACTAAACATGCCCAATTAATGTGGCTGGAATCTAATTTCAAGGCCTCAAGTCATGCAACAATAAACTCTTGGAACAATAATAATAGAGCCTTAATAGTCAATTACCCATCACTCTCATCTGAGCTTTCTTTTTCACTTTGTAATCTTGCATTCTCCCTACCACCTCTCATAATCTTATACAGCTCTTGCACAGATCGAGAAGTGCTTCTTTCCATCTTATCTGCAAGAATCTGTGTCTTCTCTGAAAATCCTAAGCCTATCAGTCGGTTCCTCAACAATTCACATGTAGAAGAATATGGTGGTATTCCTTCGTCAATCATCATTTCAAAGTATCTACATGCATCCTCCAGTTTCCCTTTCTTCTTACAGAGGCCATGAACCATCACAGCATAGGTTGAGACTGAAGGATAAAATCTACTTTCTTCCATCCTCTCCCAAACTTTTGCGACTCTGTCAAATCTACCCACCTTAATTAGCATTTTAAGCACCATATTATATGTATGCCGATCTGGCAGACACGAATCTTGGCCCATCCTTGATATCAGCCTGAGAGCCTTGTTAACTTCATTATGATCGCAATGGGAAGCCAGGATTGCATTATAACTCCATACATCTGGTGTCACCCCTCTACTTATCATCTCATCTAAGATTTTGTAAGCCTCTTCCACCTTATCGTTCTTACACAGTCTCTTGATAATACAGTTGAAAGTATATACATTTGGCACAAGATCATATCTTTTCATTCTGTCAAGTACCCGGAAGGCTGAATGAACATCATTTGCCTCGCAAGAAGCATGAATGAAGATTGAGTAAGTAAAGGCATCTGGTTCAAGTCCCTTCGACCTCATCTCACGAAATAACCTATAGGCTTCTTGGACATTTCCCCCTTTACACAAAGACTGCAACACACAATTATAAGCAAGCAAATCCACTGAACACCCTCGTTCAAGCATTTCATCGAACAGTTTACAGACCTCAGCAGATTCACCAATTTCACCCCAACCTCCAATAAGAATACTGTATGTCTTTGCACTTGGCACCATCTCAAACTTTACTCTGTCAAAGAATTGCTGAGCATCCTTCACGTGCTTCCTTTTACACAGGGCATACAACAAGTGGTCAATGTCATCACCGCCAGGTTGAAAGCCAAAATCAACCATTTTGTTAAAAGCCCGAATTGCATCCGCGGGTAAATTGGCTCGACTGTAAGCCCGGAAAATGAGCCAGAAAATCTCCGGGCTTATCCGGCAACAACGAGTCTCTCTCATCTCCGCAAGAAAATCCCAGACCAAGGGGAACTGCTTGCTGCTTCCTAATATATCAACGAGAATGCGATGGCTCTCCTCACTGTGGTGAAAACCCGGCAAACGCTGAGCCCAGTGGAAGAACCGGTGAGCGGAGAAGCCGAGATTTTTGCAGCGCTTCAGGATTTGCTCAACCAAATCGGAGGATATACAGGGAGCGAAGGGATTCAGGGCGGAGTCGAGGTCGTGGCGGGGGTTTCGGAAGTCGCTGAGTACGCGAGCGAGTTCGTTGACGAGTTCTGGCGAAGGGGGTGGGTGATCGGAGCCGGATTGTGGGTTGGGGAGGGGTTGAGATGATAGGTGGCGGGTTGTGCAGTAATGGCCAAATGACGGAGGAGATAGAAGAAGATGGTCCTTGGGGTTGTGGGTTTGACGAAGATTTGAATGGAAGCGAGGAGATTGGAAGAGCAGTTGTATAGCCCTGGCAACGGAGAAGAATGGTCTGATCGCCATTGTTGTTGGTTCACGGGAAGCTTCACCATGAATTACAGAGTTCAACAGAGCGATGGCGCCACACCTaggtttgtaattttatatattttttttcaactgaAAATTCACAATAAAAAGACCTAATACAATATGAAGGGTGTCCATGggtttaactaaatttaattaaaccGAATCAATTATATTTGTTCAGTTTTAGTTTGGTTTATGGATTAAGAGTGGGTGAATTCagtgctttaattttttttaatttaataaatatttttcacaaaaactgttttatgtcatttttatatttaaaaattaatgttataaatataacatccttaaaatgtgaaaaacaaATGTAAGAAAATTAAACACACGAGATTTAAAGCGGTTCGCCATAATTTGACTTATTCTACTACTTTGgctttttatcaaaaattttcaagCACTTGCTATTTAGCTTCTACTAGGTTTAGCTAtaactttttatataattttttataagtttAGTTAGAAACTTCACAATACCTTTTCATAGGCTAAGTTACAACCTTTTCAAGTTAACCTTTTGCAATAAACCCTACTAAGCACTAacccttttattttatattgtgaACATAAACTCACGATATAAAACTAAccctcaaaaaataaaaaaggaaactCACGAGAGATCACAAAGAAAGAGTAAGATAGAAAGATGGAAGCTCTTTATTCGTTCTGCTACTATCAATGGCTTGAAGATATGAGACGATTGAATCACAAGAGTTAGCTTTTCAATTCATCTATTTctgtttcttcatttctttttaattctacTCAAGAGAATTCTGGATCAGCATTCTATTTCATCTTGAGTCTTTTCTGCCTTATATAACTTTTCCCTCCTGATCACGGTTCAGTTCAAACTCTTAACTAAATAGAAATCGTTCTtctaaaaattgaatcaaaactatttttttggTTTCAATTCAAAAACCGAAACTAGAACCGAAAACTTATAGTTCGATTCTGATTCCTAAAAATAAGAAACCAGAATTGAAATCAGTTCAtatcgttaaaaaataaattaaataaatataaaatatataatacaatacaaCAACGAGGGTCAAAAATCTGCAATTAGATTGTATTTTGAATTAGATTGCAGATTGAATTCTAGCCAGCAGCCCTGAAATCCACTACTGCTGCAGATTACAATCTGATTGCATTGGATTGCTGCAGTTCAATCAGATTGCACTGGCTGTGTGCAGCAACCAATAACAAGCCAATGGTCAAATTTTTTTGactgttatttttattttgaattattattaattaaaaaattatttaaaaattctataaatgtacccttcaatttcatttttttcattcacaactcaattctcattttttactatcattctctcaattttcatttcaattttatttttttccacttactaattataatttgattttgcaattatttttctattaatcctctaattctttttaattttttataaaaaaatatcaaatgacaAAGACAAGAGTAAAGTTGGGGAATTTACCCAAAGTGAGCCTTTGTTTCTTGAACATATTTCTACACAAGAATCTCAATACGTAAACATTGATGATGAAGCTGATCATCAACAACAAGGGCAAtctaccaaaaaagaaaaaaaatgttgaaattcaatattttcaaagtacatttctagaaaatttatttggcaaatggatgtaTACAAGTTACTTGCAACTATTGTGGGCAACAATTCAAGTAAAAAGATGGTGGTGGAAATGGAACGTTTAAGAACCACTTGAACAATTATCCAACTCAAATGGGTCTTGACAAGatagaaaaaattagaaaaaaaaaagagaaaaaattagCTAAAATGATCTCTATTgaatatttatcttttagttttggttaaaaaataagatttgttaATTATTGTCAAAATGCTTTAAATTTTTCGGCTAAACGTATGCCTAAAACCACTCTTACACATACACTtcattcattttataaaaaaggaaaaaaagatttataaattttttaaaaaaaatttaaatggtaaagtttctatttgtagtgatcattggcaaatgcattcatatatgggCATTACTTGTCATTGGATCAATGATAGTTGGAGCATTCAAAAACGTATTATTTGTATTTAGAGTTTTTGATGAAAGACATACCGtcaaaaatatttacaaaattattagttatattttgtaaaa is from Diospyros lotus cultivar Yz01 chromosome 2, ASM1463336v1, whole genome shotgun sequence and encodes:
- the LOC127795224 gene encoding pentatricopeptide repeat-containing protein At1g52640, mitochondrial, with the protein product MAIRPFFSVARAIQLLFQSPRFHSNLRQTHNPKDHLLLSPPSFGHYCTTRHLSSQPLPNPQSGSDHPPPSPELVNELARVLSDFRNPRHDLDSALNPFAPCISSDLVEQILKRCKNLGFSAHRFFHWAQRLPGFHHSEESHRILVDILGSSKQFPLVWDFLAEMRETRCCRISPEIFWLIFRAYSRANLPADAIRAFNKMVDFGFQPGGDDIDHLLYALCKRKHVKDAQQFFDRVKFEMVPSAKTYSILIGGWGEIGESAEVCKLFDEMLERGCSVDLLAYNCVLQSLCKGGNVQEAYRLFREMRSKGLEPDAFTYSIFIHASCEANDVHSAFRVLDRMKRYDLVPNVYTFNCIIKRLCKNDKVEEAYKILDEMISRGVTPDVWSYNAILASHCDHNEVNKALRLISRMGQDSCLPDRHTYNMVLKMLIKVGRFDRVAKVWERMEESRFYPSVSTYAVMVHGLCKKKGKLEDACRYFEMMIDEGIPPYSSTCELLRNRLIGLGFSEKTQILADKMERSTSRSVQELYKIMRGGRENARLQSEKESSDESDG